In the genome of Chlamydia trachomatis A/HAR-13, one region contains:
- a CDS encoding elongation factor P translates to MVLSSQLSVGMFISTKDGLYKVVSVSKVSGNKGDTFIKVSLQAAGSDVTVERNFKAGQEVKEAQFEPRNLEYLYLEEDKYLFLDLGNYDKIYIPKEIMKDNAMFLKAGVTVFALVHQGTVFSMELPHFLELMVAKTDFPGDSLSLSGGAKKALLETGVEVLVPPFVEIGDVIKVDTRTCEYIQRV, encoded by the coding sequence ATGGTGCTAAGTAGCCAACTCTCGGTAGGGATGTTTATCTCTACAAAAGATGGCCTATACAAAGTAGTTTCTGTTTCGAAAGTCTCAGGAAACAAAGGGGATACTTTTATTAAAGTATCCCTGCAGGCCGCTGGATCAGACGTGACAGTCGAGAGAAATTTTAAAGCGGGGCAAGAGGTCAAAGAAGCTCAGTTTGAGCCAAGAAATTTAGAGTATCTATATCTGGAAGAGGATAAATACCTATTCTTAGACTTAGGGAATTACGATAAGATCTATATTCCAAAAGAAATTATGAAAGACAACGCCATGTTTTTGAAAGCAGGTGTTACCGTCTTTGCTTTAGTGCATCAAGGCACTGTTTTTTCTATGGAGTTACCCCATTTCTTGGAATTAATGGTTGCTAAAACAGATTTCCCTGGAGACTCTTTATCCTTATCAGGAGGAGCCAAAAAAGCCCTTTTGGAAACAGGAGTAGAGGTTTTGGTACCGCCTTTTGTAGAAATAGGAGATGTTATTAAGGTCGATACGCGTACTTGTGAGTATATTCAACGCGTCTAA
- the accC gene encoding acetyl-CoA carboxylase biotin carboxylase subunit, whose translation MKKVLIANRGEIAVRIIRACHDLGLATVAVYSMADQEALHVLLADEAVCIGEAQAAKSYLKIANILAACEITGVDAVHPGYGFLSENANFASICESCGLTFIGPSAESIATMGDKVAAKQLAKKIKCPVIPGSEGVVKDEVEGIRIAEKIGFPIVIKAIAGGGGRGIRIVREKDEFYRAFTAARAEAEAGFNNPDVYIEKFIENPRHLEVQVIGDKHGNYVYLGERDCTVQRRRQKLIEETPSPILTPEMRAKVGKVAVDLARSAGYFSVGTVEFLLDKEKRFYFMEMNTRIQVEHTITEEVTGIDLLKAQISVAKGEKLPWKQKNIEFKGHVIQCRINAEDPINNFTPSPGRLDYYLPPAGPAVRVDGACYSGYAIPPYYDSMIAKVITKGKNREEAIAIMKRALKEFHIGGVHSTIPFHQFMLDNPKFLLSDYDINYVDQLLASGSTFLNLADGS comes from the coding sequence ATGAAGAAAGTATTGATTGCAAATAGAGGCGAGATAGCTGTTCGGATTATTCGAGCATGTCATGATCTAGGATTAGCTACTGTTGCTGTATATTCTATGGCGGATCAAGAAGCTTTGCATGTGCTTCTTGCTGACGAAGCTGTTTGTATTGGAGAAGCTCAGGCAGCAAAATCCTACCTAAAGATCGCCAATATTTTAGCTGCTTGTGAGATTACTGGGGTAGATGCTGTGCATCCTGGTTATGGTTTCTTAAGTGAAAATGCAAACTTTGCTTCTATTTGTGAAAGTTGTGGGCTCACATTTATCGGTCCTAGTGCTGAGTCGATAGCGACTATGGGAGATAAAGTCGCAGCTAAGCAGTTGGCTAAAAAGATTAAGTGCCCTGTAATCCCTGGATCTGAAGGTGTAGTGAAGGATGAGGTGGAAGGGATTAGAATTGCAGAAAAGATCGGATTCCCCATCGTCATCAAAGCTATTGCTGGAGGCGGTGGACGAGGAATACGGATTGTTAGAGAAAAAGACGAATTCTACAGGGCTTTTACTGCCGCTCGGGCTGAAGCAGAAGCGGGATTTAATAATCCTGACGTGTATATTGAAAAATTTATTGAAAATCCAAGACATTTAGAAGTTCAAGTAATTGGAGATAAGCACGGAAATTACGTGTATCTTGGAGAACGAGATTGTACAGTACAAAGGCGTCGGCAAAAATTAATAGAAGAGACTCCAAGTCCTATTTTAACTCCAGAAATGCGAGCTAAAGTTGGAAAAGTAGCAGTGGATTTAGCTCGGAGTGCCGGGTATTTCTCTGTTGGAACAGTAGAATTTCTGTTAGATAAGGAGAAGCGTTTTTATTTCATGGAGATGAATACGCGTATCCAAGTGGAACATACTATTACGGAAGAAGTGACAGGGATCGATTTGTTAAAGGCTCAGATTAGTGTCGCTAAGGGAGAAAAACTGCCTTGGAAGCAAAAGAATATAGAGTTTAAAGGGCACGTGATTCAATGCCGAATCAATGCAGAGGATCCAATTAATAACTTTACTCCTTCCCCTGGTAGATTAGATTATTATCTCCCTCCTGCAGGTCCTGCTGTGCGAGTAGACGGGGCTTGCTACAGTGGTTATGCGATACCTCCTTATTATGATTCCATGATTGCTAAGGTAATCACAAAAGGAAAGAATCGAGAGGAAGCGATAGCCATTATGAAAAGAGCTTTAAAAGAGTTCCATATTGGTGGGGTGCATTCTACAATTCCTTTTCATCAGTTCATGTTGGATAATCCGAAGTTTCTTCTTTCTGATTATGATATTAATTACGTGGACCAGCTTTTAGCGTCTGGTAGCACCTTTTTAAATTTAGCTGATGGCAGCTAA
- a CDS encoding C40 family peptidase yields the protein MPHQVLLSPVCDLLSNAEGIETQVLFGERICNHNHRHYAYSQLVFSSIWKPYPGDSLQNIPLFSSQLQPPNAVVCSQEAFLDPWHIPLPFAAPLHIDNQNQVSLSPASIALLNSNSRSNYAKAFCSTKEIRFLNSSFSLRDLVSFAEQLIDTPYVWGGRCIHKQLPRNGVDCSGYIQLLYQVTGRNIPRNARDQYRDCSPVKDFSSLPIGGLIFLKKASTGQINHVMMKISEHEFIHAAEKIGKVEKVILGNRAFFKGNLFCSLGEPPIEAVFGVPKNRKAFF from the coding sequence ATGCCGCACCAAGTCTTATTGTCTCCTGTTTGCGATCTTTTATCGAATGCTGAAGGTATAGAGACGCAAGTACTGTTTGGAGAAAGGATATGCAACCATAACCATCGACACTATGCCTATTCTCAACTAGTCTTTTCTTCTATATGGAAGCCATACCCTGGCGACTCTCTACAGAATATTCCTCTATTCTCTTCCCAACTGCAGCCTCCTAATGCTGTTGTCTGCTCTCAAGAAGCTTTTTTAGATCCTTGGCATATCCCCTTACCTTTTGCCGCTCCGCTCCACATAGATAACCAAAATCAAGTGTCCCTATCTCCTGCTAGCATAGCATTATTAAATTCCAATTCCAGAAGTAACTATGCAAAAGCTTTCTGCTCTACCAAAGAGATTCGTTTTTTAAATTCTTCATTCTCTCTAAGAGATTTAGTTTCTTTCGCAGAACAATTGATAGATACTCCGTACGTTTGGGGTGGCCGGTGCATTCATAAACAGCTTCCTCGTAATGGTGTAGATTGTTCGGGGTATATTCAACTACTTTACCAAGTCACAGGAAGAAATATCCCTCGCAATGCTAGAGATCAATACAGAGACTGTTCTCCAGTAAAAGATTTCTCGTCTCTACCTATAGGAGGACTTATCTTCCTCAAGAAAGCAAGCACGGGACAAATCAACCATGTTATGATGAAAATCTCGGAGCATGAATTCATTCATGCTGCGGAAAAAATAGGGAAAGTAGAAAAAGTAATCCTAGGAAATAGGGCTTTCTTTAAAGGGAATCTATTCTGCTCATTAGGTGAACCGCCTATAGAAGCTGTTTTTGGCGTTCCTAAAAATAGAAAAGCCTTCTTTTGA
- the rpsI gene encoding 30S ribosomal protein S9: protein MIQESVATGRRKQAVSSVRLRSGNGKIDVNGKTLEQYFPLEVQRATILAPLRMLGDVNSFDLIIRVSGGGVQGQVIATRLGLARAVLQEKEDMKQELKAQGFLTRDPRKKERKKYGRKKARKSFQFSKR, encoded by the coding sequence ATGATACAAGAGTCTGTTGCAACAGGCAGAAGAAAGCAGGCTGTTTCTAGCGTTCGTCTTCGTTCTGGAAATGGAAAAATTGACGTAAATGGAAAGACTTTAGAGCAATATTTCCCTCTTGAAGTTCAAAGAGCAACCATCTTAGCTCCGCTCAGAATGCTCGGTGATGTCAACAGTTTCGATTTGATTATCCGAGTAAGTGGAGGAGGGGTTCAAGGTCAGGTTATTGCTACTCGATTGGGTTTAGCTAGAGCTGTTCTGCAAGAGAAAGAAGACATGAAGCAAGAATTGAAGGCTCAAGGCTTCTTGACTCGAGATCCTCGTAAGAAAGAGCGTAAAAAATACGGTCGTAAGAAAGCTCGTAAGAGTTTCCAATTCTCCAAACGATAA
- the incA gene encoding inclusion membrane protein IncA, with amino-acid sequence MTTPTLIVTPPSPPAPSYSANRVPQPSLMDKIKKIAAIASLILIGTIGFLALLGHLVGFLIAPQITIVLLALFIISLAGNALYLQKTANLHLYQDLQREVGSLKEINFMLSVLQKEFLHLSKEFATTSKDLSAVSQDFYSCLQGFRDNYKGFESLLDEYKNSTEEMRKLFSQEIIADLKGSVASLREEIRFLTPLAEEVRRLAHNQQSLTVVIEELKTIRDSLRDEIGQLSQLSKTLTSQIALQRKESSDLCSQIRETLSSPRKSASPSTKSS; translated from the coding sequence ATGACAACGCCTACTCTAATCGTGACTCCTCCATCTCCCCCTGCACCTTCCTACTCAGCCAATCGCGTACCTCAACCTTCTTTGATGGACAAAATTAAGAAAATAGCAGCCATTGCCTCCCTAATTCTTATAGGCACAATAGGCTTTTTAGCTCTTTTGGGACATCTTGTTGGCTTTCTGATCGCTCCACAAATCACTATTGTTCTTCTTGCCCTATTCATTATCTCATTAGCAGGGAATGCTCTTTATCTACAGAAAACCGCTAATCTACATCTATACCAGGATCTGCAAAGAGAAGTTGGGTCTCTAAAAGAAATTAATTTCATGCTGAGCGTTCTACAGAAAGAATTTCTTCATTTATCTAAAGAATTTGCAACGACATCTAAAGACCTCTCTGCTGTATCTCAAGATTTTTATTCTTGTTTGCAAGGATTTAGAGATAACTATAAAGGTTTTGAATCTCTTTTGGATGAGTATAAAAACTCTACAGAAGAAATGCGCAAACTTTTTTCGCAAGAAATCATAGCAGATCTTAAAGGCTCTGTTGCCTCATTAAGAGAGGAAATCCGATTCCTAACCCCATTAGCAGAAGAAGTTCGCCGATTAGCGCATAACCAGCAATCATTAACAGTGGTTATTGAAGAATTAAAAACAATTCGTGATAGCTTACGAGATGAAATTGGACAACTTTCACAACTTTCTAAAACTCTTACCAGTCAAATTGCATTACAACGAAAAGAGAGCTCAGATCTGTGTTCCCAGATAAGAGAGACGCTCTCCTCCCCCAGAAAGTCTGCATCACCCTCTACAAAAAGCTCCTAG
- the rplM gene encoding 50S ribosomal protein L13 codes for MEKRKDTKTTLAKASDDRNKAWYVVNAEGKTLGRLSSEVAKILRGKHKVTFTPHVAMGDGVIVINAEKVRLTGAKRAQKVYHYYTGFISGMREVPFENMIARKPAYVIEHAVKGMLPKTKLGRRQMKSLRVLKGSSYAQYEAIKPIVLDA; via the coding sequence ATGGAAAAAAGAAAAGATACGAAAACGACCCTAGCTAAGGCTTCGGACGATCGAAACAAAGCCTGGTATGTAGTTAATGCTGAAGGGAAGACCTTAGGGAGATTATCTTCAGAAGTTGCGAAGATCCTGAGAGGTAAGCATAAGGTGACTTTTACTCCTCACGTAGCGATGGGAGATGGTGTCATTGTGATCAATGCTGAGAAAGTGCGTTTGACTGGCGCAAAAAGAGCTCAGAAAGTGTATCACTATTACACAGGCTTTATTTCTGGGATGCGAGAAGTTCCTTTTGAAAACATGATTGCGCGAAAGCCTGCTTATGTTATCGAGCATGCTGTTAAAGGAATGTTGCCTAAAACAAAACTTGGAAGACGTCAAATGAAATCTTTAAGAGTTTTGAAAGGTAGTTCTTACGCACAGTATGAAGCTATCAAACCAATTGTTTTAGACGCGTAA
- the rpe gene encoding ribulose-phosphate 3-epimerase, which produces MREEAMKKQGVLVAPSIMGADLACIGREARNIEESGADLIHIDVMDGHFVPNITFGPGVVAAINRSTELFLEVHAMIYTPFEFVEAFVKAGADRIIVHFEAAENIKEIISYIQKCGVQAGVAFSPETSIEFVTSFIPLCDVILLMSVHPGFCGQKFIPDTIERIQFVKQAIQVLGREGSCLIEVDGGIDKESARACREAGADILVAASYFFEKDSINMKEKVLLLQGEEHGAK; this is translated from the coding sequence ATGAGAGAAGAGGCCATGAAAAAACAAGGGGTGTTGGTAGCTCCATCTATTATGGGAGCTGACTTAGCTTGCATAGGAAGAGAAGCGCGAAATATAGAAGAGTCCGGAGCAGATCTTATTCATATAGACGTTATGGATGGACATTTTGTTCCCAATATTACTTTTGGTCCCGGAGTTGTTGCTGCGATTAATCGGTCAACAGAGCTATTTCTGGAAGTTCATGCTATGATTTATACGCCTTTTGAATTTGTAGAGGCTTTTGTTAAGGCCGGGGCGGATCGTATCATTGTGCATTTTGAGGCAGCGGAAAATATTAAAGAAATTATTAGCTATATTCAAAAATGCGGAGTGCAAGCAGGGGTAGCTTTCTCTCCAGAGACTTCTATAGAGTTTGTCACATCTTTCATACCTCTATGCGATGTCATCTTGCTTATGTCTGTGCATCCTGGTTTTTGTGGGCAAAAGTTCATTCCTGATACGATAGAAAGAATTCAATTCGTTAAACAAGCTATACAAGTCCTAGGAAGAGAAGGAAGTTGCTTGATTGAAGTTGACGGTGGTATTGATAAAGAGTCTGCACGAGCATGTAGGGAAGCAGGCGCAGATATTTTGGTTGCAGCCTCCTATTTTTTTGAGAAAGACTCTATAAATATGAAAGAAAAAGTTTTGTTACTTCAAGGGGAAGAACATGGTGCTAAGTAG
- the incG gene encoding inclusion membrane protein IncG: MICCDKVLSSVQSMPVIDKCSVTKCLQTAKQAAVLALSLFAVFASGSLSILSAAVLFSGTAAVLPYLLILTTALLGFVCAVIVLLRNLSAVVQSCKKRSPEEIEGAARPSDQQESGGRLSEESASPQASPTSSTFGLESALRSIGDSVSGAFDDINKDNSRSRSHSF; this comes from the coding sequence ATGATCTGCTGTGACAAAGTCTTGTCGAGCGTACAATCAATGCCTGTTATAGATAAATGCTCTGTAACGAAATGCTTACAAACGGCTAAGCAAGCAGCTGTTCTTGCGTTGTCTTTGTTTGCGGTGTTTGCTTCAGGAAGTTTATCCATATTATCAGCGGCGGTACTGTTTAGTGGCACTGCTGCTGTTCTTCCATATCTGCTGATATTAACAACAGCTCTTCTAGGATTTGTTTGTGCTGTTATTGTGCTTTTAAGAAATTTATCAGCAGTTGTTCAGAGTTGTAAAAAGAGATCACCTGAAGAAATTGAAGGGGCTGCTCGTCCCTCTGATCAGCAGGAATCAGGAGGACGTTTGTCCGAGGAGAGCGCTTCACCACAAGCATCTCCTACTTCGTCTACTTTTGGTCTTGAATCCGCTTTGCGCTCAATAGGAGATAGTGTTTCTGGGGCATTCGATGATATAAATAAGGACAACAGCCGTTCTCGATCACACTCCTTCTAA
- the accB gene encoding acetyl-CoA carboxylase biotin carboxyl carrier protein produces the protein MDLKQIEKLMIAMGRNKMKRIVIKREGLELELERDTVPSIQEPVFYDNRLFAGFSQERPIPTDQNLGNPIVKESIEKKESEAPAQGDFIVSPLVGTFYGSPSPEAPAFIKPGDTVSEDTVVCIVEAMKVMNEVKAGMSGRVEEILITNGDPVQFGSKLFRIVKA, from the coding sequence ATGGATTTAAAGCAGATAGAAAAGCTCATGATTGCTATGGGCCGTAATAAAATGAAGCGCATTGTTATCAAGCGTGAAGGTTTGGAGTTAGAGTTAGAAAGGGATACAGTCCCAAGTATTCAGGAGCCAGTCTTTTATGATAACAGACTGTTTGCTGGATTTTCCCAAGAAAGACCTATTCCTACAGATCAAAACCTTGGGAATCCTATTGTTAAAGAGAGTATCGAGAAGAAAGAAAGTGAGGCGCCTGCTCAGGGAGATTTTATTGTTTCTCCGCTGGTAGGCACTTTTTATGGCTCTCCTTCGCCAGAGGCTCCAGCATTTATTAAGCCTGGGGATACTGTTTCAGAGGATACCGTTGTTTGTATCGTGGAAGCTATGAAGGTAATGAACGAGGTAAAGGCAGGAATGTCTGGTCGCGTAGAAGAAATATTGATTACTAATGGTGATCCAGTCCAGTTTGGTTCTAAGTTATTCCGTATAGTTAAGGCTTAG